The following coding sequences lie in one Zingiber officinale cultivar Zhangliang chromosome 2B, Zo_v1.1, whole genome shotgun sequence genomic window:
- the LOC122047979 gene encoding ubiquitin carboxyl-terminal hydrolase 25-like isoform X2 — translation MALQMTWHPRFRKGGAAPLGLKNLGNSCYLNSVLQCLIYTPPLAQFCLSFRHSSLCKSVFANREECPFCILERQISRSLTLDGGNTTEAPSKILKCLSLFAEHFRCGRQEDAHEFLRYVIDACHNACIKIHKQSGGGGASGGVVNVDSKVDERSVPSTVMKEIFGGALLSQVKCLACKGDSNKVDEIMDICLDVFQSNSLKDALARFFQPEVLDGNNKYSCSNCKKLSVAKKQMFILRAPNVLVIQLKRFEGVHGGKINRNIDFDELLGLSKFMSNTSQDPEPEYSLFGCIVHSGFSPESGHYYAYIKDASGRWFCCNDAHISRSSSQEVLSEKVYMLFYIRTNCSPKTNKSALSCNGFKPSIVNGSSVESQKTTETLKPMIANSNGASSTNNGSALLKNSEAISSPQFKPINLKNLETKRTFPNDNGNFNIQKKRAIGEDTTHAFNVDVSSDIVRQQNKHAPLWPNGNGCSHPSDRHLNTEDTESAAAIRKDSSFSRSPKLMIDKHHKVYSEVHNMKSRENPDTSSNGSTALPRENSSSKNQLSCEKRHSREIEKFKELLSGEASSELHSCGWVDKVQDFMRAKKRQCMQAADTSYDKSSIRKQLISDAKKTFILQIPESLKERLIERLRSFSQETRLLDP, via the exons ATGGCTCTGCAGATGACATGGCACCCGCGCTTCCGAAAGGGGGGCGCCGCCCCTCTCGGCCTCAAAAACCTCGGCAACTCCTGCTACCTTAATAGCGTTCTCCAGTGCCTCATCTACACCCCTCCCCTCGCCCAGTTCTGCCTCTCCTTCCGCCATTCCTCACTCT GCAAGTCGGTGTTCGCGAATCGGGAGGAGTGCCCATTCTGCATACTCGAGCGGCAGATCTCTCGATCCCTCACTCTTGACGGAGGGAATACCACCGAAGCGCCATCCAAGATTCTGAAGTGCCTATCCCTCTTCGCGGAGCATTTCCGCTGCGGGCGTCAGGAAGACGCTCACGAATTCCTTCGCTATGTGATCGACGCATGCCATAATGCCTGCATCAAGATCCACAAGCAAAGTGGAGGTGGTGGAGCCAGTGGAGGGGTCGTTAATGTAGATTCTAAGGTGGATGAGCGCTCTGTGCCCAGCACGGTGATGAAGGAGATTTTTGGAGGGGCGTTGCTGAGTCAGGTGAAGTGCCTCGCTTGCAAGGGGGATTCGAACAAAGTGGACGAGATTATGGACATCTGTCTCGATGTTTTCCAGAGCAATTCCCTGAAGGATGCCCTAGCTCGATTCTTTCAGCCTGAAGTATTGGATGGCAACAATAAGTACAGCTGCAGCAA TTGTAAAAAACTATCGGTAGCCAAGAAACAGATGTTTATACTTCGAGCACCAAATGTTCTAGTCATCCAACTTAAG AGATTTGAAGGCGTACATGGTGGGAAGATTAATCGAAACATTGATTTTGATGAGCTTCTTGGGCTTTCAAAGTTCATGTCCAATACAAGTCAG GATCCGGAGCCAGAGTATAGTCTTTTTGGATGTATAGTACACTCAGGTTTCTCACCAGAATCGGGACATTATTATGCTTACATTAAG GATGCTTCTGGTCGATGGTTTTGTTGTAATGATGCCCATATTTCACGTTCAAGCTCACAAGAAGTTTTGTCTGAGAAGGTTTACATGCTTTTTTATATACGCACTAATTGTTCCCCAAAGACAAACAAATCTGCTTTGTCTTGCAATGGATTCAAACCTTCTATTGTAAATGGTAGCAGTGTTGAAAGCCAAAAGACTACAGAAACTTTAAAACCAATGATTGCTAATTCCAACGGGGCATCTTCTACAAATAATGGTTCTGCATTGCTGAAGAACAGTGAAGCTATTTCATCTCCACAATTTAAACCCATTAATCTGAAGAACCTTGAGACAAAAAGGACTTTCCCAAATGATAATGGGAACTTTAATATTCAGAAAAAAAGAGCTATTGGGGAAGACACAACACATGCAT TTAATGTGGACGTATCTTCTGATATAGTCAGGCAACAAAATAAGCATGCGCCTCTTTGGCCAAATGGAAATGGGTGCTCTCATCCATCAGATAGACACCTAAACACAGAGGACACTGAGTCTGCAGCAGCTATAAGAAAAGATTCTAGTTTTTCCAGGTCACCTAAACTGATGATTGATAAGCATCATAAAGTTTATTCAGAAGTACACAATATGAAAAGCAGAGAAAATCCAGATACGAGCTCTAATGGTTCCACTGCTTTGCCAAGGGAAAATAGCTCAAGCAAGAATCAGTTGTCATGTGAGAAAAGGCATTCTCGAGaaattgaaaagttcaaagaact GCTCTCTGGAGAAGCCTCTTCCGAATTGCACTCTTGTGGATGGGTAGATAAAGTTCAAGACTTTATGCGAGCTAAAAAAAGACAGTGCATGCAAGCCGCAGACACGTCTTATGATAAGAGTTCGATAAG GAAACAATTGATAAGTGATGCAAAGAAGACTTTCATATTGCAAATTCCCGAATCACTAAAGGAGCGCCTCATCGAACGCCTCAGATCTTTTAGTCAAGAAACACGTCTTTTGGATCCTTGA
- the LOC122047979 gene encoding ubiquitin carboxyl-terminal hydrolase 25-like isoform X1: protein MALQMTWHPRFRKGGAAPLGLKNLGNSCYLNSVLQCLIYTPPLAQFCLSFRHSSLCKSVFANREECPFCILERQISRSLTLDGGNTTEAPSKILKCLSLFAEHFRCGRQEDAHEFLRYVIDACHNACIKIHKQSGGGGASGGVVNVDSKVDERSVPSTVMKEIFGGALLSQVKCLACKGDSNKVDEIMDICLDVFQSNSLKDALARFFQPEVLDGNNKYSCSNCKKLSVAKKQMFILRAPNVLVIQLKRFEGVHGGKINRNIDFDELLGLSKFMSNTSQDPEPEYSLFGCIVHSGFSPESGHYYAYIKDASGRWFCCNDAHISRSSSQEVLSEKVYMLFYIRTNCSPKTNKSALSCNGFKPSIVNGSSVESQKTTETLKPMIANSNGASSTNNGSALLKNSEAISSPQFKPINLKNLETKRTFPNDNGNFNIQKKRAIGEDTTHACNSLSENKMLQKFETLTTSNFDAVNVDVSSDIVRQQNKHAPLWPNGNGCSHPSDRHLNTEDTESAAAIRKDSSFSRSPKLMIDKHHKVYSEVHNMKSRENPDTSSNGSTALPRENSSSKNQLSCEKRHSREIEKFKELLSGEASSELHSCGWVDKVQDFMRAKKRQCMQAADTSYDKSSIRKQLISDAKKTFILQIPESLKERLIERLRSFSQETRLLDP from the exons ATGGCTCTGCAGATGACATGGCACCCGCGCTTCCGAAAGGGGGGCGCCGCCCCTCTCGGCCTCAAAAACCTCGGCAACTCCTGCTACCTTAATAGCGTTCTCCAGTGCCTCATCTACACCCCTCCCCTCGCCCAGTTCTGCCTCTCCTTCCGCCATTCCTCACTCT GCAAGTCGGTGTTCGCGAATCGGGAGGAGTGCCCATTCTGCATACTCGAGCGGCAGATCTCTCGATCCCTCACTCTTGACGGAGGGAATACCACCGAAGCGCCATCCAAGATTCTGAAGTGCCTATCCCTCTTCGCGGAGCATTTCCGCTGCGGGCGTCAGGAAGACGCTCACGAATTCCTTCGCTATGTGATCGACGCATGCCATAATGCCTGCATCAAGATCCACAAGCAAAGTGGAGGTGGTGGAGCCAGTGGAGGGGTCGTTAATGTAGATTCTAAGGTGGATGAGCGCTCTGTGCCCAGCACGGTGATGAAGGAGATTTTTGGAGGGGCGTTGCTGAGTCAGGTGAAGTGCCTCGCTTGCAAGGGGGATTCGAACAAAGTGGACGAGATTATGGACATCTGTCTCGATGTTTTCCAGAGCAATTCCCTGAAGGATGCCCTAGCTCGATTCTTTCAGCCTGAAGTATTGGATGGCAACAATAAGTACAGCTGCAGCAA TTGTAAAAAACTATCGGTAGCCAAGAAACAGATGTTTATACTTCGAGCACCAAATGTTCTAGTCATCCAACTTAAG AGATTTGAAGGCGTACATGGTGGGAAGATTAATCGAAACATTGATTTTGATGAGCTTCTTGGGCTTTCAAAGTTCATGTCCAATACAAGTCAG GATCCGGAGCCAGAGTATAGTCTTTTTGGATGTATAGTACACTCAGGTTTCTCACCAGAATCGGGACATTATTATGCTTACATTAAG GATGCTTCTGGTCGATGGTTTTGTTGTAATGATGCCCATATTTCACGTTCAAGCTCACAAGAAGTTTTGTCTGAGAAGGTTTACATGCTTTTTTATATACGCACTAATTGTTCCCCAAAGACAAACAAATCTGCTTTGTCTTGCAATGGATTCAAACCTTCTATTGTAAATGGTAGCAGTGTTGAAAGCCAAAAGACTACAGAAACTTTAAAACCAATGATTGCTAATTCCAACGGGGCATCTTCTACAAATAATGGTTCTGCATTGCTGAAGAACAGTGAAGCTATTTCATCTCCACAATTTAAACCCATTAATCTGAAGAACCTTGAGACAAAAAGGACTTTCCCAAATGATAATGGGAACTTTAATATTCAGAAAAAAAGAGCTATTGGGGAAGACACAACACATGCATGTAATTCCCTTAGTGAAAATAAGATGTTACAAAAATTTGAGACATTGACAACTTCTAATTTCGATGCAGTTAATGTGGACGTATCTTCTGATATAGTCAGGCAACAAAATAAGCATGCGCCTCTTTGGCCAAATGGAAATGGGTGCTCTCATCCATCAGATAGACACCTAAACACAGAGGACACTGAGTCTGCAGCAGCTATAAGAAAAGATTCTAGTTTTTCCAGGTCACCTAAACTGATGATTGATAAGCATCATAAAGTTTATTCAGAAGTACACAATATGAAAAGCAGAGAAAATCCAGATACGAGCTCTAATGGTTCCACTGCTTTGCCAAGGGAAAATAGCTCAAGCAAGAATCAGTTGTCATGTGAGAAAAGGCATTCTCGAGaaattgaaaagttcaaagaact GCTCTCTGGAGAAGCCTCTTCCGAATTGCACTCTTGTGGATGGGTAGATAAAGTTCAAGACTTTATGCGAGCTAAAAAAAGACAGTGCATGCAAGCCGCAGACACGTCTTATGATAAGAGTTCGATAAG GAAACAATTGATAAGTGATGCAAAGAAGACTTTCATATTGCAAATTCCCGAATCACTAAAGGAGCGCCTCATCGAACGCCTCAGATCTTTTAGTCAAGAAACACGTCTTTTGGATCCTTGA